In one window of Helianthus annuus cultivar XRQ/B chromosome 17, HanXRQr2.0-SUNRISE, whole genome shotgun sequence DNA:
- the LOC110923454 gene encoding uncharacterized protein LOC110923454, whose protein sequence is MISYFMIFILIFSFSKMVNFLLEHNCSLWRLISLSSRYRCPICSNSVSYMSDTWQRLDQQIGSVCSNKMGKTRVYPMVMNGFSNTSGKEVKDQTVDLFGQAAKGSFLKH, encoded by the exons ATGATTAGTTATTTCATGATCTTTATATTGATTTTCAGTTTTTCTAAAATGGTTAATTTTCTACTGGAACATAATTGCAGTTTATGGAGGCTAATTTCTTTGTCTAGCAGATACCGATGTCCCATATGCTCAAACTCGGTGTCTTATATGTCTGATACATGGCAAAGATTAGACCAGCAG ATTGGATCTGTATGCTCTAATAAGATGGGAAAAACCAGGGTTTATCCAATGGTGATGAATGGGTTTTCAAATACATCGGGAAAAGAAG TGAAGGACCAAACTGTTGATTTGTTTGGGCAGGCCGCAAAAGGGTCTTTTTTGAAACATTAG